In Vitis riparia cultivar Riparia Gloire de Montpellier isolate 1030 chromosome 19, EGFV_Vit.rip_1.0, whole genome shotgun sequence, the following proteins share a genomic window:
- the LOC117909382 gene encoding uncharacterized protein LOC117909382 isoform X1 — MGQILSIIFGWLRGERDDKKKPSEKLPLISPPRLGNLITSPPSLGSCRDYALQTNLRTHPPPPLSSSSNSSSSPFTHFQTSGASRLQPSSFTYSKTSGASRLQPTQQTHHQLNSSSCGFSIAAVSSPVQPKLETRQQLSSSSCSQSSTTQFYPKPVQTHQPLNLSSCGLSSTTVSSPVQPKLETHQQLSSSSCSQSSTTHFYPKPVQTPQPLSSNSCGLSRPSGTSHAQPKIQTHPSLLSSSCSHSSVSGASHFQPNPVTLPLSSVPSSNSGINGASQRNSLGFPLSLDPRSNSRSDDALNLTIPAKFKIQVVGDEKQVSARLHQYNIIEEKEERTRGVVGKNWWDYSSCEEEDLEEGKRVRWIKHYSSEYKILLAGEGDFSFSASLAVAFASATNITATSLDSIEFLSTNYRHAMSNIDKLRSLGAKVMHDVDATKMANVFPFKCMRFDRVVYNFPLAGFFPNEPREDEIWRHRMLVQQFLENAKKLIHIDGEIHITHKSNGFFYEWNLEFLASRVGLRLIEEVPFNFRDYPGYRTKYGFGGDSNFNCSPSKTYKFGHKKTIEKPSYRFMK, encoded by the exons ATGGGTCAAATTCTCTCCATTATTTTTGGCTGGTTGAGGGGTGAAAGAGATGACAAAAAGAAGCCAAGTGAAAAACTACCCCTGATTTCTCCACCAAGATTGGGGAATCTAATTACTTCTCCACCAAGCTTAGGATCATGTAGGGACTACGCATTGCAGACAAATCTACGGACTCATCCTCCGCCTCCACTGAGCTCTAGTTCTAACTCTAGCTCTAGCCCATTCACCCACTTCCAAACAAGTGGTGCATCACGTCTTCAGCCAAGCTCATTCACCTACTCCAAAACAAGTGGTGCATCACGTCTTCAGCCAACACAACAGACTCATCATCAACTCAACTCGAGCTCATGTGGCTTCTCTATCGCGGCTGTGTCATCCCCTGTCCAGCCAAAACTAGAGACTCGCCAGCAACTGAGTTCTAGCTCATGCAGCCAATCCAGCACAACCCAATTTTACCCAAAACCAGTGCAGACTCATCAGCCACTCAACTTGAGCTCATGTGGCCTCTCCAGCACGACTGTATCATCCCCTGTCCAGCCAAAACTAGAGACTCACCAACAGCTAAGTTCTAGCTCATGCAGCCAATCCAGCACAACCCATTTTTACCCAAAACCAGTGCAGACTCCTCAGCCACTCAGCTCCAACTCGTGTGGCCTATCCAGGCCAAGTGGTACTTCTCATGCTCAGCCAAAGATACAGACTCATCCTTCACTACTCTCTAGCTCCTGCAGCCACTCTAGCGTAAGTGGTGCATCCCATTTCCAGCCAAATCCAGTGACTCTTCCACTGAGCTCTGTCCCAAGCAGCAACTCAGGAATCAATGGTGCATCGCAGCGAAACTCTCTGGGTTTTCCACTGAGCTTGGACCCACGAAGCAATTCCAGGTCTGATGATGCATTGAATCTGACAATTCCTGCAAAATTTAAAATCCAAGTTGTAGGTGATGAGAAGCAAGTTTCTGCACGGCTCCACCAGTACAAcataattgaagaaaaagaagaacgAACCAGAGGAGTGGTAGGAAAAAATTGGTGGGACTACAGCAGCtgtgaagaagaagacctaGAGGAAGGAAAACGAGTAAGATGGATAAAGCACTACAGCAGTGAGTACAAAATATTGCTGGCGGGTGAAGGGGACTTCTCATTCTCTGCGTCTTTGGCTGTGGCTTTTGCTTCTGCTACAAACATTACCGCTACTTCTCTTGATTCTATAG AGTTTTTGAGCACAAACTATAGGCATGCCATGTCCAACATCGATAAACTCCGGAGCTTGGGTGCTAAGGTCATGCATGATGTTGATGCCACCAAAATGGCAAACGTTTTCCCATTCAAATGCATGCGTTTTGATCGAGTTGTTTACAACTTCCCACTCGCTGGATTTTTTCCCAATGAACCGAGGGAGGATGAGATCTG GCGACATCGAATGCTGGTACAGCAGTTTTTAGAAAATGCGAAGAAGTTGATTCACATAGATGGAGAAATCCACATTACTCACAAAAGCAATGGCTTCTTTTATGAGTGGAATTTGGAATTTCTAGCCTCAAGAGTTGGGCTTCGACTTATAGAAGAAGTGCCCTTTAATTTTAGGGACTACCCAGGGTACCGCACCAAGTATGGCTTTGGGGGTGACAGTAACTTCAACTGCAGTCCTAGCAAAACTTACAAATTTGGGCATAAAAAAACGATTGAGAAGCCTAGCTACAGATTTATGAAATGA
- the LOC117909385 gene encoding uncharacterized protein At1g08160 — protein sequence MSTPPHQIIISPQPQEQTMSTPPHQIIISPQPQKQAMSTPPHQIIISKQAMNQHTPAPNTPDPGTRIVTKQATLLRQPRRTNPMVWCCAILCLIFSLILIFFGIATLIIFLVIKPKTPLFDIPGVSLSSVYFDSPEYFNGDFTFLANFSNPNRKINVRFEYVYIELYFFDRLIGTQTLEPFTQRRRETRLESVHFISSLVSLPPNLGLELRRQVQINKVTYNIKGTFRVRANLGLTHFSYWLHGRCQLDMTGPPTGVLVTRSCRTKR from the coding sequence ATGTCAACTCCTCCACACCAAATTATCATCTCACCCCAACCCCAGGAGCAAACCATGTCAACTCCTCCACACCAAATTATCATCTCACCCCAACCCCAGAAGCAAGCCATGTCAACTCCTCCACACCAAATTATCATATCAAAACAAGCCATGAATCAGCATACTCCAGCACCAAATACACCAGATCCAGGAACCAGAATAGTGACAAAGCAAGCAACACTCCTACGGCAACCTCGCCGAACCAACCCAATGGTATGGTGTTGTGCAATCCTATGTCTAATATTCAGCCTTATTCTCATCTTCTTTGGAATTGCTACTTTGATCATCTTCCTCGTTATTAAACCAAAAACCCCTTTGTTTGACATCCCTGGCGTAAGCCTCAGCAGCGTCTACTTTGACTCACCAGAGTACTTCAATGGTGACTTTACCTTCCTTGCAAATTTCTCGAACCCAAATCGAAAAATCAATGTAAGATTTGAGTATGTGTACATAGAGCTCTACTTTTTTGATAGGCTAATAGGAACTCAAACTCTTGAGCCTTTCACTCAGAGACGAAGAGAAACAAGGTTGGAATCAGTTCATTTTATATCAAGCTTGGTTTCCTTGCCCCCAAATCTGGGGTTGGAGCTCCGAAGGCAGGTGCAGATCAACAAGGTTACATATAACATAAAAGGAACTTTTAGAGTGAGAGCCAATCTGGGATTGACGCACTTCTCTTACTGGTTGCATGGAAGATGCCAGTTAGACATGACTGGGCCACCAACAGGAGTTCTAGTCACCCGAAGTTGCAGAACAAAGAGATGA
- the LOC117909382 gene encoding sufE-like protein 1, chloroplastic/mitochondrial isoform X2, which yields MAISSSFRLFSAKIPQSLHLPYLSLSKTLISSTPILPRFSFFRSISISFQRVPTKPSSSSSPPSLTSASLQPIEDLPPKLQEIVKLFQAVEEPKAKYQQLLFYGKNLTPLDAQYKTTENKVQGCVSQVWVRAYLDSDKNVVFEADSDSVLTKGLAALLVQGLSGRPVEEVVRVSPDFVVLLGLQQSLTPSRNNGFLNMLKLMQKKALELYIKAKRSSELTGVEDPKVGVAGTGETGLNSNVEKPVRTSNLSSKIGDIEDSVVRLSSEVSGRDSNLGGGAASETALGSRGGRIKEILERALSPIELLVEDISYQHAGHAGVRGSDGETHFNLKVVSEEFEGKSLVKRHRVVYDLLQEELQNGLHALSIVAKTPSEVSGR from the coding sequence ATGGCGATTTCCTCTTCCTTCCGATTATTCTCAGCCAAAATCCCGcaatctcttcatcttcccTATCTCTCACTctccaaaaccctaatttcGTCCACCCCAATTCTCccaagattttcatttttccgATCAATTTCCATCTCATTTCAGAGGGTTCCTACCAAACCCTCATCCTCATCCTCGCCGCCTTCTTTGACCTCTGCTTCTCTGCAACCCATTGAAGACCTCCCTCCAAAGCTTCAAGAAATCGTCAAACTCTTCCAAGCAGTGGAAGAGCCCAAGGCTAAGTACCAACAGCTCTTGTTCTACGGCAAAAACCTCACCCCACTTGATGCCCAGTACAAGACCACTGAAAACAAGGTTCAGGGATGTGTTTCTCAGGTCTGGGTCCGTGCCTACCTTGATTCGGATAAGAACGTGGTCTTTGAAGCTGATTCTGACTCGGTGCTCACCAAGGGGCTCGCGGCTTTGCTCGTTCAGGGACTTTCGGGCAGGCCGGTTGAGGAGGTTGTGCGGGTCTCGCCCGATTTTGTGGTCTTGCTTGGGTTGCAGCAGAGTCTCACACCTTCGAGGAATAATGGGTTCTTGAATATGTTGAAGTTGATGCAGAAAAAGGCGCTGGAGCTTTATATAAAAGCTAAAAGGAGCAGTGAGTTAACGGGTGTTGAGGATCCGAAAGTGGGTGTGGCTGGGACCGGTGAAACTGGGTTGAATTCAAATGTCGAAAAGCCAGTTAGGACCTCGAATTTGAGCTCTAAAATTGGTGATATTGAAGATTCCGTTGTTAGATTGAGTTCTGAAGTGAGTGGTCGAGATTCAAATCTGGGAGGGGGTGCAGCCAGTGAAACTGCTTTAGGGAGTAGGGGAGGGAGAATTAAAGAGATATTGGAGAGAGCTCTTAGTCCTATTGAATTGCTGGTAGAGGATATATCTTATCAGCATGCTGGACATGCAGGTGTTAGGGGAAGTGATGGGGAGACACATTTTAATCTCAAGGTAGTTTCTGAGGAATTCGAAGGGAAGAGTTTGGTTAAGAGGCATAGAGTCGTTTATGATTTGTTGCAAGAGGAGTTGCAGAATGGACTACATGCATTGTCAATAGTGGCAAAGACACCATCTGAAGTTAGTGGTAGATAA